One window of the Larus michahellis chromosome 24, bLarMic1.1, whole genome shotgun sequence genome contains the following:
- the CRTC2 gene encoding CREB-regulated transcription coactivator 2 isoform X1, with the protein MAAAGAGAGPGSGASSSAGAGASNPRKFSEKIALQKQRQAEETAAFEEVMMEICSTRLQAQKLRLAHSRGPYYSGSLPNVNQIGSGVSDFQGPLHSPLDSTRSTRHHGLVERVQRDPRRMMSPLRRYVRQIDSSPYGPTYLSPPPEPSWRRTMPWSNFPMEKGHLFRLPSALNRTNSDSALHTSVMNPNPQDAYLGPSQGAPPPGRRSGFLDGDADSKVFLFQVPPIEETFDDNKHSLKPWDTKKLSSSSARPRSCEVPGIHIFPSPDQPANVPLIPSALNTGGSLPDLTNLHFPSPLPTPLDPDETTYPSLSGGNSTSNLANTMTHLGISGSMGLGTGYDSPGLTSPMQSSLSNPSLQSSLSNPNLQASLRSPSLQSSLSNPSLQSSQSSSSIPSSLSNQSLPSSLSSSLSNPSLPTSPRSQPMQSSPSNPSLPSGLSGSSYAPMVQASINTSPRRRVPLSPLTLPMGGDSRRQHPKQFSPTMSPTLSSITQGVPLDTSKLPADQRLPPYSYSQPGLLLPSQPSQKALHQPVQPPPQPAMPPAPPTRPPAPPVPPSGATQRPYPPQYQPNASLPQPQQQLGQALSDFGLGSFDQFGMGESPTGNSGGFPEELGTLRDPWGPPAEGTYDPHVLNRQNLSNCSRHGPIPNIILTGDSPPGISKEIATALAGVPGFEVDAAALGLEEDLKIEPLTLDGLNMLSDPYALLTDPAVEDSFRTDRLQ; encoded by the exons atggcggcggcgggcgcgggggccgggcccggcTCCGGTGCGAGTTCCTCGGCCGGTGCCGGTGCTTCCAACCCGCGGAAGTTCAGCGAGAAGATCGCGCTGCAGAAGCAGCGGCAGGCGGAGGAGACGGCGGCCTTCGAGGAGGTGATGATGGAGATCTGCTCCACCCGG cTGCAGGCACAGAAGCTGAGGCTGGCACACAGCCGGGGACCCTACTACAGCGGCTCCCTGCCCAACGTCAACCAGATCGGCAGCGGCGTCTCCGATTTCCAG ggcCCTCTGCATTCCCCGCTGGACTCCACGCGCAGCACCCGGCACCACGGCCTGGTGGAGCGAGTGCAGCGGGACCCACGCCGGATGATGTCCCCCCTTCGCCGATATGTCCGACAG ATCGACAGCTCTCCCTACGGACCGACCTACCTGTCGCCTCCGCCTGAGCCGAGCTGGAGGAG GACCATGCCCTGGAGTAACTTCCCTATGGAGAAAGGACATTTGTTTAGGCTGCCGTCGGCTCTCAACAG AACAAATTCCGACTCGGCACTTCACACGAGCGTGATGAACCCCAACCCCCAGGACGCCTACCTGGGCCCCTCGCAgggcgccccgccgcccggccgccgcagCG GTTTTCTGGATGGGGATGCAGACAGTAAAG TGTTTCTTTTCCAAGTGCCTCCCATCGAAGAGACCTTCGACGACAACAAGCATTCGCTGAAGCCCTGGGACACCAAGAAG CTCTCCTCGTCCTCGGCCCGTCCACGCTCCTGCGAAGTCCCTGGGATCCA CATATTTCCGTCCCCGGATCAGCCTGCCAACGTCCCCCTCATCCCCTCGGCCCTCAACACAGGGGGGTCCCTTCCCGACCTCACCAACCTGCActtcccctccccgctgcccaccccCCTCGACCCGGACGAGACCACCTACCCCAGCCTGAGCGGGGGCAACAGCACCAGCAACCTGGCCAACACCATGACGCACCTGGGCATCAGCGGCAGCATGGGCCTGGGGACGGGCTACGACTCGCCAG GACTTACCTCACCTATGCAGAGCTCCCTGAGTAACCCGTCCCTGCAGTCCTCGCTTAGCAATCCCAACCTCCAGGCCTCCCTGCGAAGCCCCTCGCTCCAGTCCTCCCTCAGCAACCCCTCGCTCCAGTCCTCCCAAAGCAgttcctccatcccttcctcacTCTCCAACCAgtccttgccttcctccctctcctcctcgcTCAGcaatccctccctccccacgtccccccgcAGCCAGCCCATGCAGTCTTCCCCCAGCAACCCCAGCCTGCCCTCCGGCTTGAGCGGCTCTTCCTACGCCCCCATGGTGCAGGCGTCCATAAACACCTCGCCCCGCCGACGGGTCCCGCTCAGCCCCCTCACCCTCCCAATGGGTGGCGACTCCAGAAGGCAGCACCCCAAACAGTTCTCACCAACAATGTCACCCACATTGTCCTCCATCACCCAG GGGGTGCCCCTGGACACCAGCAAGCTGCCGGCCGACCAGCGGCTCCCGCCGTACTCCTACAGCCAGCCCGGCCTGCTCCTGCCATCCCAGCCCAGCCAGAAAGCCCTGCACCAGCCCGTGCAGCCCCCCCCGCAGCCGGCcatgccccccgccccgccaacgcggcccccggcgccgccggTGCCACCCAGCGGGGCCACGCAGCGCCCGTACCCCCCCCAGTACCAGCCTAACGCCTCCCTgccgcagccgcagcagcagctgggacaaGCCCTGAGCGACTTCGGCTTGGGCAGT tTCGACCAGTTCGGGATGGGGGAAAGCCCCACCGGCAACAGCGGGGGCTTCCCCGAGGAGCTGGGGACCCTGagggacccctggggacccccagccgAGGGCACCTACGACCCCCACGTCCTCAACCGGCAAAACCTGAGCAACTGCAGCCGCCACGGCCCCATCCCCAACATCATCCTCACAG gGGATTCTCCCCCCGGCATCTCCAAGGAGATCGCCACGGCGCTGGCCGGCGTCCCCGGCTTCGAGGTGGACGCGGCGgctttggggctggaggaggatttGAAAATCGAGCCCCTCACCCTGGACGGACTGAACATGCTGAGCGACCCCTACGCGCTGCTCACCGACCCGGCCGTGGAGGACTCCTTCCGCACCGACCGCCTCcagtga
- the RPS27 gene encoding small ribosomal subunit protein eS27 has product MPLAKDLLHPSPEEEKRKHKKKRLVQSPNSYFMDVKCPGCYKITTVFSHAQTVVLCVGCSTVLCQPTGGKARLTEGCSFRRKQH; this is encoded by the exons ATGCCT CTGGCGAAGGACTTGCTGCACCCTTCCcctgaggaggagaagaggaagcacAAGAAGAAGCGGCTGGTGCAGAGCCCCAACTCCTACTTCATGGACGTCAAGTGCCCGG GTTGTTACAAGATCACGACGGTGTTCAGCCACGCTCAGACCGTCGTGTTGTGCGTGGGCTGCTCGACCGTGCTATGCCAGCCCACGGGGGGCAAGGCCCGGCTGACAGAAG gCTGCTCGTTCAGGCGGAAGCAGCATTAG
- the JTB gene encoding protein JTB codes for MGSRGPAVSRCCALYAVLGALVCGLRPAAAMAASDERRSASPVATTPCWQVEDFVVAQECAGCSSFEVKTLPECVPTGFIEKISCPTSKREEVKSCRSAVMEAHVFWRFVGTMMCVAAVFAVLVVCRQRVLDRKALEKVRKQIESI; via the exons ATGGGGTCCCGCGGCCCCGCCGTGTCGCGCTGCTGCGCCCTCTACGCCGTCCTGGGGGCCCTGGTCTGCGGCCTGCG GCcggcggcggcgatggcggcgaGCGACGAGAGGCGCTCGG CGAGCCCGGTGGCGACCACGCCGTGCTGGCAGGTAGAGGACTTCGTGGTGGCGCAAGAGTGTGCCGGCTGCTCCAGTTTCGAGGTG AAAACGTTACCAGAGTGTGTCCCCACGGGCTTCATTGAGAAGATCAGCTGTCCCACCTCTAAGAGGGAGGAGGTCAAAAG CTGTCGCTCCGCAGTGATGGAGGCGCACGTTTTCTGGAGGTTCGTGGGCACCATGATGTGTGTTGCTGCCGTCTTTGCGGTGCTGGTGGTGTGTCGCCAGCGCGTGCTGGACAGGAAGGCCCTGGAGAAAGTCCGCAAGCAGATCGAGTCCATTTAG
- the CREB3L4 gene encoding cyclic AMP-responsive element-binding protein 3-like protein 4 isoform X1, with protein MEPEAPELPEEQFPGSVFPDPPFSGSDLAFEGWMFPEDGPQGSKAEELLQLMVNPNEVCSLGGHHLASPGGHSPEDASPDPPRANEPPPAALYEVVCDLSTPLHGSVVSIQLDDWLCPTLLPGSCIINELPAPLPAPLPAPSLTLCLTEEEKQLLAQEGVTLPSTLPLTQAEERILKKVRRKIRNKQSAQDSRRRKKEYLDGLESRAAACSAQNQELRKKVQELENLNRSLLQQLQVLIMQTSNKTAQTGTCVLVRHADHVTPMSPGTAGFPQHRMVTHANPVPPWQILLFSLGLILFPSYSPFHRGSRDGDRPTGVISRNILTQEEALGPDGEVTFPAPGWLWVEEAGPAEEDRAKEGHRDGGPPLRMELGTNSSGQDVGAVKRGLGDEM; from the exons ATGGAACCGGAGGCACCGGAGCTCCCGGAGGAGCAATTCCCAGGCAGTGTCTTCCCTGATCCCCCCTTCTCCGGCTCGGATCTGGCCTTCGAGGGCTGGATGTTCCCCGAGGACGGG CCGCAGGGGAGCAAAgccgaggagctgctgcagctgatggTGAACCCCAACGAGGTCTGCAGCCTGGGTGGCCACCACCTCGCCTCCCCGGGTGGCCACAGCCCCGAGGATGCCAGCCCGGACCCTCCACGAGCCAACGAGCCCCCCCCAGCCGCCCTTTACGAGGTGGTCTGCGACCTCAGCACCCCCCTGCACGGCAGTGTCGTCTCCATCCAGCTGG ATGACTGGCTGTGCCCCACGCTGCTCCCCGGCTCCTGCATCATCAACGAgctgcctgccccgctgcctgccccactgcctgcccctAGCCTCACG CTTTGcctgacagaggaggagaaacagcTGCTGGCGCAGGAAGGGGTGACgctgcccagcaccctgcccctcACCCAG GCCGAGGAACGGATCCTGAAGAAGGTGAGGAGAAAGATCCGGAACAAGCAGTCAGCCCAGGACAGCCGGCGGAGGAAGAAGGAGTACCTGGATGGGCTGGAGagcag GGCGGCCGCATGCTCAGCCCAGAACCAGGAGCTGCGGAAGAAAGTCCAGGAGCTGGAGAATCTCAACAG gtccctgctgcagcagctgcaggtgctCATCATGCAGACGTCCAACAAGACTGCCCAGACTGGCACCTGCGTCCTGGTACGGCACGCGGACCAtgtcacccccatgtcccccggcACCGCTGGCTTCCCCCAGCACCGCATGGTGACACACGCCAACCCTGTCCCTCCCTGGCAGATCTTGCTTTTCTCCCTGGGACTCATCCTCTTCCCCAGCTACAGCCCTTTCCACCGGGGCAGCCGGGATGGCGACAGGCCCACTGGAG TGATTTCCAGGAACATCCTGACACAGGAGGAGGCGCTGGGACCGGACGGAGAAGTCACGTTCCCTGCACCAGGGTGGCTGTGGGTGGAAGAGGCAGGACCTGCAGAGGAAGACAGAGCCAAGgaggggcacagggatggggggcCCCCCCTTAGAATGGAGCTGGGCACCAACTCCTCAGGCCAGGATGTGGGGGCAGTGAAACGCGGACTCGGGGATGAGATGTGA
- the SLC39A1 gene encoding zinc transporter ZIP1 — MAAGGSGAGAAELAWSPGAAARPPPGLEAKLGSLVLLLLLPLACGLAPLCCFRQPPGAAAARSPVLSLVSCFAGGVFLGTCLLDLLPDYLASISAALEGLRVTLQFPLPEFILAMGFFLVLVLEQVAMVQQEPSAAAEETRALLPTTASIQTPPSSSSPSPRVPAVPGGAMRAGLLVLALALHAVLEGLALGLQEGEGAVLRVCLALLLHKCAVAFSLALKLLGGRLRPPAVAACLLLFAMMSPLGVGLGTVVAAGAGPRQRLCRGVLEGLAAGTFLYITFLEILPQELGVAQHRVPKVLLLLAGFALVTGILFIKI; from the exons atggcggcgggcgggagcggggccggggcggcggagcTGGCCTggagccccggggcggcggcgcgccCCCCGCCCGGTCTGGAGGCCAAACTGGGAtcgctggtgctgctgctgctgctgcccctcgcCTGCGGCCTCGCCCCGCTCTGCTGCTTTCGGCAGCCCCCGGGCGCCGCCG ctgccCGCAGCCCGGTGCTGAGCCTGGTGAGCTGCTTCGCCGGCGGCGTCTTCCTGGGCACCTGCCTCCTCGACCTCCTGCCTGACTACCTGGCCAGCATCAGCGCCGCGCTGGAGGGGCTGCGCGTCACG ctccaGTTCCCCCTCCCGGAGTTCATCCTGGCCATGGGCTTCTTCCTGGTGCTGGTGTTGGAGCAGGTGGCCATGGTGCAGCAGGAGCCGTCGGCCGCGGCGGAGGAGACGCGAGCCTTGCTTCCCACCACCGCCTCCATCCAAACGCCGCCATCGTCCTCCTCGCCGTCCCCGCgcgtccccgccgtccccggggGTGCCATGCGCgcggggctgctggtgctggcgctggcgctgCACGCCGTGCTGGAGGGGCTggcgctggggctgcaggagggcgAGGGGGCCGTGCTGCGCGTctgcctggccctgctgctccaCAAGTGCGCCGTGGCCTTCAGCCTGGCCCTCAAGCTGCTGGGGGGCCGCCTGCGCCCCCCCGCCGTGGCCGCCTGCCTGCTCCTCTTCGCCATGATGTCCCCGctgggggtggggttggggacggtggtggcggcgggcgcggggccgcggcagCGCCTGTGCCGGggggtgctggaggggctggCGGCCGGGACCTTCCTCTACATCACTTTCCTGGAGATTTTGCCCCAGGAACTGGGGGTGGCCCAGCACCGCGTCCCCAAGGTCCTCCTGCTCCTGGCCGGCTTCGCCCTCGTCACTGGCATCCTCTTCATCAAGATCTGA
- the CRTC2 gene encoding CREB-regulated transcription coactivator 2 isoform X2, giving the protein MAAAGAGAGPGSGASSSAGAGASNPRKFSEKIALQKQRQAEETAAFEEVMMEICSTRLQAQKLRLAHSRGPYYSGSLPNVNQIGSGVSDFQGPLHSPLDSTRSTRHHGLVERVQRDPRRMMSPLRRYVRQIDSSPYGPTYLSPPPEPSWRRTMPWSNFPMEKGHLFRLPSALNRTNSDSALHTSVMNPNPQDAYLGPSQGAPPPGRRSVFLFQVPPIEETFDDNKHSLKPWDTKKLSSSSARPRSCEVPGIHIFPSPDQPANVPLIPSALNTGGSLPDLTNLHFPSPLPTPLDPDETTYPSLSGGNSTSNLANTMTHLGISGSMGLGTGYDSPGLTSPMQSSLSNPSLQSSLSNPNLQASLRSPSLQSSLSNPSLQSSQSSSSIPSSLSNQSLPSSLSSSLSNPSLPTSPRSQPMQSSPSNPSLPSGLSGSSYAPMVQASINTSPRRRVPLSPLTLPMGGDSRRQHPKQFSPTMSPTLSSITQGVPLDTSKLPADQRLPPYSYSQPGLLLPSQPSQKALHQPVQPPPQPAMPPAPPTRPPAPPVPPSGATQRPYPPQYQPNASLPQPQQQLGQALSDFGLGSFDQFGMGESPTGNSGGFPEELGTLRDPWGPPAEGTYDPHVLNRQNLSNCSRHGPIPNIILTGDSPPGISKEIATALAGVPGFEVDAAALGLEEDLKIEPLTLDGLNMLSDPYALLTDPAVEDSFRTDRLQ; this is encoded by the exons atggcggcggcgggcgcgggggccgggcccggcTCCGGTGCGAGTTCCTCGGCCGGTGCCGGTGCTTCCAACCCGCGGAAGTTCAGCGAGAAGATCGCGCTGCAGAAGCAGCGGCAGGCGGAGGAGACGGCGGCCTTCGAGGAGGTGATGATGGAGATCTGCTCCACCCGG cTGCAGGCACAGAAGCTGAGGCTGGCACACAGCCGGGGACCCTACTACAGCGGCTCCCTGCCCAACGTCAACCAGATCGGCAGCGGCGTCTCCGATTTCCAG ggcCCTCTGCATTCCCCGCTGGACTCCACGCGCAGCACCCGGCACCACGGCCTGGTGGAGCGAGTGCAGCGGGACCCACGCCGGATGATGTCCCCCCTTCGCCGATATGTCCGACAG ATCGACAGCTCTCCCTACGGACCGACCTACCTGTCGCCTCCGCCTGAGCCGAGCTGGAGGAG GACCATGCCCTGGAGTAACTTCCCTATGGAGAAAGGACATTTGTTTAGGCTGCCGTCGGCTCTCAACAG AACAAATTCCGACTCGGCACTTCACACGAGCGTGATGAACCCCAACCCCCAGGACGCCTACCTGGGCCCCTCGCAgggcgccccgccgcccggccgccgcagCG TGTTTCTTTTCCAAGTGCCTCCCATCGAAGAGACCTTCGACGACAACAAGCATTCGCTGAAGCCCTGGGACACCAAGAAG CTCTCCTCGTCCTCGGCCCGTCCACGCTCCTGCGAAGTCCCTGGGATCCA CATATTTCCGTCCCCGGATCAGCCTGCCAACGTCCCCCTCATCCCCTCGGCCCTCAACACAGGGGGGTCCCTTCCCGACCTCACCAACCTGCActtcccctccccgctgcccaccccCCTCGACCCGGACGAGACCACCTACCCCAGCCTGAGCGGGGGCAACAGCACCAGCAACCTGGCCAACACCATGACGCACCTGGGCATCAGCGGCAGCATGGGCCTGGGGACGGGCTACGACTCGCCAG GACTTACCTCACCTATGCAGAGCTCCCTGAGTAACCCGTCCCTGCAGTCCTCGCTTAGCAATCCCAACCTCCAGGCCTCCCTGCGAAGCCCCTCGCTCCAGTCCTCCCTCAGCAACCCCTCGCTCCAGTCCTCCCAAAGCAgttcctccatcccttcctcacTCTCCAACCAgtccttgccttcctccctctcctcctcgcTCAGcaatccctccctccccacgtccccccgcAGCCAGCCCATGCAGTCTTCCCCCAGCAACCCCAGCCTGCCCTCCGGCTTGAGCGGCTCTTCCTACGCCCCCATGGTGCAGGCGTCCATAAACACCTCGCCCCGCCGACGGGTCCCGCTCAGCCCCCTCACCCTCCCAATGGGTGGCGACTCCAGAAGGCAGCACCCCAAACAGTTCTCACCAACAATGTCACCCACATTGTCCTCCATCACCCAG GGGGTGCCCCTGGACACCAGCAAGCTGCCGGCCGACCAGCGGCTCCCGCCGTACTCCTACAGCCAGCCCGGCCTGCTCCTGCCATCCCAGCCCAGCCAGAAAGCCCTGCACCAGCCCGTGCAGCCCCCCCCGCAGCCGGCcatgccccccgccccgccaacgcggcccccggcgccgccggTGCCACCCAGCGGGGCCACGCAGCGCCCGTACCCCCCCCAGTACCAGCCTAACGCCTCCCTgccgcagccgcagcagcagctgggacaaGCCCTGAGCGACTTCGGCTTGGGCAGT tTCGACCAGTTCGGGATGGGGGAAAGCCCCACCGGCAACAGCGGGGGCTTCCCCGAGGAGCTGGGGACCCTGagggacccctggggacccccagccgAGGGCACCTACGACCCCCACGTCCTCAACCGGCAAAACCTGAGCAACTGCAGCCGCCACGGCCCCATCCCCAACATCATCCTCACAG gGGATTCTCCCCCCGGCATCTCCAAGGAGATCGCCACGGCGCTGGCCGGCGTCCCCGGCTTCGAGGTGGACGCGGCGgctttggggctggaggaggatttGAAAATCGAGCCCCTCACCCTGGACGGACTGAACATGCTGAGCGACCCCTACGCGCTGCTCACCGACCCGGCCGTGGAGGACTCCTTCCGCACCGACCGCCTCcagtga
- the RAB13 gene encoding ras-related protein Rab-13 encodes MAKAYDHLFKLLLIGDSGVGKTCLIIRFAEDNFTSTYISTIGIDFKIRTVDIDGKKIKLQVWDTAGQERFKTITTAYYRGAVGIILVYDITDKKSFENIQNWMKSIKENASAGVERLLIGNKCDMEGKRKVQRDEAEKLAKEHGIRFFETSAKSSVNVEEAFSTLARDILQKSSRKAAPSSSRAPLEPGPQRKAGSKCALV; translated from the exons atGGCCAAGGCCTACGACCACCTCTTCAAGCTGCTGCTGATCGGCGACAGCGGCGTGGGCAAGACCTGCCTCATCATCCGCTTCGCCGAGGACAACTTCACCAGCACCTACATCTCCACCATCG GGATTGACTTCAAAATCCGGACGGTGGACATCGATGGGAAGAAGATCAAGCTGCAGGTCTG GGACACGGCAGGACAAGAGCGCTTCAAAACCATCACCACTGCCTATTACCGCGGAGCCGTG GGCATCATCCTGGTGTACGACATCACCGATAAGAAATCCTTCGAGAATATCCAAAATTGGATGAAAAGCATCAAGGAG aacGCCTCTGCTGGGGTCGAGCGTCTCCTCATCGGCAACAAGTGCGACATGGAGGGCAAGCGGAAAGTGCAGCGGGACGAGGCTGAGAAG CTGGCGAAGGAGCACGGGATCCGCTTCTTTGAGACCAGTGCCAAGTCCAGCGTGAACgtggaggag GCCTTCAGCACGCTGGCACGGGACATATTGCAGAAATCCTCCCGAAAAgcg gcgcccagcagcagcagggccccGCTGGAACCCGGCCCCCAGAGGAAGGCTGGGAGTAAATGCGCCCTGGTGTAG
- the CREB3L4 gene encoding cyclic AMP-responsive element-binding protein 3-like protein 4 isoform X2 encodes MEPEAPELPEEQFPGSVFPDPPFSGSDLAFEGWMFPEDGPQGSKAEELLQLMVNPNEVCSLGGHHLASPGGHSPEDASPDPPRANEPPPAALYEVVCDLSTPLHGSVVSIQLDDWLCPTLLPGSCIINELPAPLPAPLPAPSLTVSPHSPPLHPCPPQPPSQSVPTPVPISPQLCLTEEEKQLLAQEGVTLPSTLPLTQAEERILKKVRRKIRNKQSAQDSRRRKKEYLDGLESRAAACSAQNQELRKKVQELENLNRSLLQQLQVLIMQTSNKTAQTGTCVLILLFSLGLILFPSYSPFHRGSRDGDRPTGVISRNILTQEEALGPDGEVTFPAPGWLWVEEAGPAEEDRAKEGHRDGGPPLRMELGTNSSGQDVGAVKRGLGDEM; translated from the exons ATGGAACCGGAGGCACCGGAGCTCCCGGAGGAGCAATTCCCAGGCAGTGTCTTCCCTGATCCCCCCTTCTCCGGCTCGGATCTGGCCTTCGAGGGCTGGATGTTCCCCGAGGACGGG CCGCAGGGGAGCAAAgccgaggagctgctgcagctgatggTGAACCCCAACGAGGTCTGCAGCCTGGGTGGCCACCACCTCGCCTCCCCGGGTGGCCACAGCCCCGAGGATGCCAGCCCGGACCCTCCACGAGCCAACGAGCCCCCCCCAGCCGCCCTTTACGAGGTGGTCTGCGACCTCAGCACCCCCCTGCACGGCAGTGTCGTCTCCATCCAGCTGG ATGACTGGCTGTGCCCCACGCTGCTCCCCGGCTCCTGCATCATCAACGAgctgcctgccccgctgcctgccccactgcctgcccctAGCCTCACGGTgagtccccacagcccccccctgcatccctgtcccccccaacccccctcccagtCCGTCCCCACGCCTGTCCCCATCTCTCCGCAGCTTTGcctgacagaggaggagaaacagcTGCTGGCGCAGGAAGGGGTGACgctgcccagcaccctgcccctcACCCAG GCCGAGGAACGGATCCTGAAGAAGGTGAGGAGAAAGATCCGGAACAAGCAGTCAGCCCAGGACAGCCGGCGGAGGAAGAAGGAGTACCTGGATGGGCTGGAGagcag GGCGGCCGCATGCTCAGCCCAGAACCAGGAGCTGCGGAAGAAAGTCCAGGAGCTGGAGAATCTCAACAG gtccctgctgcagcagctgcaggtgctCATCATGCAGACGTCCAACAAGACTGCCCAGACTGGCACCTGCGTCCTG ATCTTGCTTTTCTCCCTGGGACTCATCCTCTTCCCCAGCTACAGCCCTTTCCACCGGGGCAGCCGGGATGGCGACAGGCCCACTGGAG TGATTTCCAGGAACATCCTGACACAGGAGGAGGCGCTGGGACCGGACGGAGAAGTCACGTTCCCTGCACCAGGGTGGCTGTGGGTGGAAGAGGCAGGACCTGCAGAGGAAGACAGAGCCAAGgaggggcacagggatggggggcCCCCCCTTAGAATGGAGCTGGGCACCAACTCCTCAGGCCAGGATGTGGGGGCAGTGAAACGCGGACTCGGGGATGAGATGTGA